One Planktothrix sp. FACHB-1365 genomic window carries:
- a CDS encoding type II toxin-antitoxin system ParD family antitoxin, translated as MQIAIKPDQEKFILEKLQQGKYKSVDDLLTVAFQLLDQHDQREKQLIELRQKIAEGTQQIREGKVVDGELVFQQLQEKLNSMEER; from the coding sequence ATGCAGATTGCAATCAAGCCAGATCAAGAAAAATTTATTCTTGAAAAATTACAACAAGGTAAATATAAAAGTGTGGATGATTTATTAACTGTAGCCTTTCAACTTTTAGATCAACATGATCAAAGAGAAAAGCAACTGATTGAACTCAGGCAAAAAATTGCTGAGGGAACACAGCAAATTCGTGAAGGAAAAGTCGTTGATGGTGAATTAGTTTTTCAACAATTACAAGAAAAGTTAAATTCTATGGAAGAACGTTAA
- a CDS encoding glycosyltransferase: protein MIYWITVNYYSTELIQRLIDSIVETLHATSLQGINYQVIIINNSTDDVSIHQLKSPSILVLNAAENIGFGRACNLGLNWVYQQNDQAIVWLINPDAIVPKNSLTKATQFFEQNSHISLLGTVVYNFQNEVEFGGGEFIPETGKIAELKIISKELQTQSYVLVDWVSGCSLLINLKNFKYCPQFDQDYFLYYEDFDFCRRYAQQGHLIALTHQLQVIHQSSSITGKNPSLKIQQSIYSYLLTLEKHTSKQVLLYRLFRITVVAIFSLVKDPKVSLSKLKGVCLYWKRLVK, encoded by the coding sequence GTGATTTACTGGATAACGGTTAATTATTACTCCACCGAACTGATTCAACGATTAATTGATTCAATTGTAGAGACGTTGCATGCAACGTCTCTACAGGGGATAAATTATCAAGTAATTATTATCAATAATTCTACCGATGATGTCTCTATTCATCAGTTGAAATCTCCCTCTATTTTAGTATTAAATGCAGCCGAAAATATTGGTTTTGGTCGAGCGTGTAATCTTGGGTTAAATTGGGTTTACCAACAAAATGATCAAGCTATTGTATGGTTAATTAATCCCGATGCTATTGTACCGAAAAATTCTCTAACAAAAGCAACTCAGTTTTTTGAGCAAAATTCTCATATTTCTCTATTAGGAACAGTTGTTTATAATTTCCAGAATGAGGTTGAGTTTGGCGGTGGAGAGTTTATTCCAGAAACGGGAAAAATAGCAGAATTAAAGATAATTTCAAAAGAACTGCAAACGCAATCTTATGTTTTGGTAGATTGGGTATCAGGATGTAGTTTATTAATTAATCTAAAAAACTTTAAGTATTGTCCTCAATTTGATCAAGATTATTTTTTATATTATGAAGACTTTGATTTTTGTCGGCGTTATGCTCAACAAGGACATTTGATTGCATTAACCCATCAACTTCAGGTTATCCATCAAAGTTCATCAATTACAGGTAAAAATCCTAGTTTAAAAATCCAACAAAGTATTTACAGTTATTTATTAACCCTAGAAAAGCATACATCAAAACAGGTATTATTATATCGATTATTCCGAATTACTGTGGTTGCAATTTTTTCCCTCGTTAAAGATCCTAAAGTTTCCTTGAGTAAATTAAAAGGGGTTTGTCTCTATTGGAAAAGACTGGTAAAATAA
- a CDS encoding LuxR C-terminal-related transcriptional regulator, giving the protein MNTKDKMFTEASNFWDLQKLYQDLEAVKRLLSPRSRQGLTETEKLYLRGLLCGYSPAEIAKKLFQSPKSVEVYLCKTLYPYLKNLLDVPSEVGNWRNICNWLNDAGYKKLSSGENLFNNSLPQEALVKIVNVDFLQENTISIDINLQLHFPSNLKGDESKNNIDE; this is encoded by the coding sequence ATGAATACTAAAGATAAGATGTTTACTGAGGCTAGTAACTTTTGGGATTTACAAAAACTGTATCAAGACCTAGAAGCAGTAAAACGGCTATTGTCCCCTCGTTCTCGACAGGGGTTAACTGAAACAGAAAAGCTTTATCTGAGGGGACTATTGTGTGGTTATAGTCCGGCGGAAATTGCTAAAAAACTATTTCAAAGTCCTAAAAGCGTGGAAGTTTACCTCTGTAAAACGTTATATCCTTATTTAAAAAATCTTTTAGATGTTCCCTCTGAAGTTGGAAATTGGCGTAATATTTGTAACTGGTTAAATGATGCAGGTTATAAAAAGTTATCTTCAGGAGAAAACTTATTCAATAATTCATTACCTCAAGAAGCTTTGGTTAAAATAGTTAATGTTGATTTTTTACAAGAAAATACTATTTCAATTGATATTAACCTTCAACTTCATTTTCCCTCGAATCTAAAGGGTGATGAATCTAAAAATAATATTGATGAATAA
- a CDS encoding CAP domain-containing protein: MFEVNPSPTSANAITSLAETNAFLAEQVMPKVYQQLQLFASDPTFVEQLKLPFGDTWDIQKAQTLATEWLTGDFSTLAPIKIVASADINGSSGAFADTTNQIYLAEDILTGSNVNQAVSVVLEEIGHSLDPRLNSSDSIGDEGEIFANIVQGKVLSPEQIQTLKAENDHATITIDGNILSVEFNDVYDYYSQNWGGEIFDWTTGQNESKGWYPFTRNDQNAVSTRDSISRNWGNSSPSDVGSDYFGVNLWTIADFEAGNTYNFSVTADDFYRVGVIPLNAYDSNQWVNISGQDWNWLNDAYNGKQYTFTPTISGEYWVYAGYAEKQDTASFNISWTTNNNGGGTTNNDANSFEQRVFELTNQERLNAGLLPLTYNYQLEAAAETHSQNMALQDFYAHNGVDGTTPWDRITATGYNFSWAAENIYASPTTPEAAVEGWMNSPLHRANILDPNLTEIGVGYYYLANDTGNVNWNHYWTQNFGTPA; encoded by the coding sequence ATGTTTGAAGTTAATCCTAGCCCTACATCAGCCAACGCTATCACATCTTTAGCGGAGACTAACGCTTTTTTAGCAGAACAGGTGATGCCCAAAGTCTATCAGCAACTCCAACTGTTTGCTAGTGATCCCACTTTCGTTGAACAACTGAAGCTCCCGTTTGGCGACACTTGGGATATCCAGAAAGCGCAAACCTTAGCCACAGAATGGCTTACAGGAGATTTTAGCACCCTTGCCCCGATTAAAATTGTCGCTTCAGCCGATATTAATGGGTCTTCTGGCGCGTTTGCGGATACCACAAATCAAATTTACCTGGCTGAAGATATTTTGACGGGTAGCAATGTTAATCAGGCTGTTAGCGTAGTTTTAGAAGAAATTGGACATTCTCTTGATCCTCGACTTAATTCTAGCGATTCTATTGGGGATGAAGGCGAAATTTTTGCCAATATTGTTCAAGGTAAAGTATTAAGTCCTGAACAAATTCAAACGTTAAAAGCTGAGAATGATCACGCCACTATAACGATAGATGGAAACATCCTTTCAGTTGAGTTTAATGATGTTTATGATTATTATTCTCAAAATTGGGGGGGTGAAATTTTTGATTGGACAACAGGACAAAATGAAAGTAAAGGATGGTATCCATTTACTCGAAATGATCAAAATGCTGTTAGTACAAGAGACAGTATTTCTCGAAATTGGGGTAATAGCTCACCCAGTGATGTCGGTTCAGATTATTTTGGCGTGAACTTGTGGACTATAGCAGATTTTGAGGCGGGTAATACTTACAATTTCTCAGTGACAGCAGATGATTTTTATCGAGTAGGTGTTATCCCACTTAATGCTTATGATTCTAACCAATGGGTGAACATCAGTGGTCAAGATTGGAACTGGTTAAATGATGCTTATAATGGCAAACAATACACCTTTACTCCAACAATTAGTGGTGAATATTGGGTCTATGCTGGATATGCAGAAAAACAAGATACTGCCAGTTTTAATATTTCTTGGACTACCAATAATAATGGTGGAGGCACTACTAATAACGATGCAAACTCATTTGAACAGCGTGTTTTTGAACTAACTAATCAAGAACGTCTTAACGCTGGGTTATTGCCTCTAACCTATAATTATCAATTAGAAGCAGCAGCAGAAACGCATAGTCAAAATATGGCACTGCAAGACTTTTATGCACATAATGGAGTGGATGGAACTACTCCTTGGGATCGAATTACAGCTACAGGATATAATTTCTCCTGGGCAGCAGAAAATATTTATGCTAGTCCTACTACGCCAGAAGCCGCAGTGGAAGGATGGATGAATAGTCCGCTACATCGTGCGAATATTCTTGATCCGAATTTAACAGAAATTGGTGTGGGGTATTACTATTTAGCCAATGATACAGGCAATGTCAATTGGAACCACTATTGGACACAAAATTTTGGAACGCCTGCATAA
- a CDS encoding glycosyltransferase family 1 protein: MPNTLLINLSFLIPEPTGISIYASHVLPALKSLQPTLLISQQKPDYSCYSVPNNMTPDQGTKGHLRRLLWTQFKLPQIYQQLKGNLIFSPIPEAPLYCGCRSIVMAHDLIPLRFPRRGSRLTAYFKYYIPLVLSQAEHIVCNSISTAKDLVDFFNIPEQKITPIPLAYNPQRFQFLDLPTHNYFLYIGRHDAYKNLSRLMSAFSNLKHLSEYELWFAGPTDETYTPELKRQVQELGLSQQVKFLNYVPFEQLIPIINQAIAVVFPSLWEGFGFPVLEAMACGTPVITSNLSSLPEVGGNAALYVNPYQVEEITEAMETLANNTEMRSHLRQLGLEQVKQFSWEKTGQKTAEVIQQYL; encoded by the coding sequence ATGCCTAATACACTGTTGATTAATTTATCCTTTTTAATTCCTGAACCGACAGGAATTTCTATTTATGCTAGTCATGTATTACCTGCTTTAAAATCGCTTCAACCTACATTATTAATCTCTCAACAAAAACCCGATTATTCTTGCTATTCTGTTCCTAATAATATGACACCAGACCAAGGAACAAAGGGACATCTGAGACGGTTACTTTGGACACAGTTTAAACTTCCTCAAATTTATCAGCAATTAAAGGGAAATTTGATATTTTCTCCTATTCCAGAAGCCCCTTTATATTGTGGATGTCGATCAATTGTCATGGCTCATGATTTAATTCCGTTACGGTTTCCGAGACGGGGTTCTCGGTTAACGGCTTATTTTAAATATTATATTCCCCTTGTATTATCCCAAGCTGAACATATTGTCTGTAATTCTATCTCAACAGCGAAAGATTTAGTTGATTTTTTTAACATTCCAGAACAAAAAATAACACCCATTCCCCTCGCATACAACCCGCAGAGATTTCAATTTTTAGACTTACCAACCCACAATTATTTTCTCTATATTGGTCGTCATGATGCTTATAAAAATCTATCTCGATTAATGAGTGCTTTTTCCAACTTAAAACATTTATCCGAATATGAATTATGGTTCGCTGGCCCAACAGATGAAACCTACACACCCGAACTCAAAAGGCAGGTTCAAGAATTAGGATTAAGTCAACAGGTAAAGTTTTTAAATTATGTTCCTTTTGAACAATTAATACCAATTATTAATCAAGCCATTGCTGTTGTTTTTCCCAGTCTTTGGGAAGGGTTTGGTTTCCCGGTTTTAGAAGCAATGGCTTGTGGGACTCCTGTGATTACATCTAACCTATCTTCTTTACCCGAAGTGGGGGGAAATGCTGCATTATATGTTAATCCTTATCAAGTAGAAGAAATTACAGAAGCGATGGAAACCTTAGCAAATAATACAGAAATGCGATCGCATTTAAGACAATTAGGATTAGAACAAGTTAAACAATTTAGTTGGGAAAAAACGGGACAAAAAACAGCAGAAGTGATTCAACAATATTTATAG
- the rfbD gene encoding dTDP-4-dehydrorhamnose reductase: MTKILLIGKDGQLGQELQPFLTSMGSLVAVGRDTLDLSQPQIIEQIIEDIQPEWVINAAAYTAVDKAESEPELAMKINGIAPGILAKACQQLDAKLIHISTDYVFDGTQSHPYIETDSTHPLGVYGQSKLAGEIAIQETQAKFAIIRTAWVYGVGGTGNFVKTMLRLGKEREEIRVVSDQVGSPTWTGDLAQSIVQLMPLLNSETYGIYHCTNSGVTSWYDFAIAIFEEAKLLGFPLKIERVIPITTPEYPTPASRPAYSVLSGKKLANLLETHTPQWRQGLRKMLQQLNP, from the coding sequence ATGACAAAAATTTTATTGATTGGAAAAGATGGTCAACTCGGTCAAGAATTACAGCCTTTTCTGACTTCTATGGGGTCGTTAGTTGCTGTCGGACGGGATACTCTTGATTTATCTCAACCTCAAATTATTGAACAAATAATAGAGGACATTCAACCCGAATGGGTGATTAATGCTGCGGCTTATACGGCTGTGGATAAGGCAGAAAGTGAACCGGAATTAGCAATGAAAATTAATGGAATTGCGCCCGGTATTTTAGCAAAAGCTTGTCAACAATTAGATGCTAAATTAATTCACATTTCTACAGATTATGTCTTTGATGGAACCCAAAGCCATCCTTACATTGAAACTGATTCTACTCATCCCTTGGGTGTCTATGGTCAATCGAAATTAGCTGGAGAAATTGCTATTCAAGAAACCCAAGCCAAATTTGCAATTATTAGAACCGCTTGGGTTTATGGCGTAGGGGGAACCGGAAATTTTGTCAAAACTATGTTACGGTTGGGAAAAGAACGGGAAGAAATTCGCGTTGTTAGTGATCAAGTAGGAAGTCCAACTTGGACAGGAGATTTAGCACAATCAATTGTCCAATTAATGCCACTTTTAAATTCTGAAACCTACGGAATTTATCACTGTACTAATAGTGGTGTTACCAGTTGGTATGATTTTGCGATCGCTATTTTTGAAGAAGCCAAACTATTAGGTTTTCCCTTAAAAATTGAACGGGTAATTCCAATTACAACCCCCGAATATCCAACGCCAGCAAGTCGTCCGGCTTATTCGGTTTTAAGTGGGAAAAAATTAGCCAATCTTCTCGAAACTCATACTCCCCAATGGCGTCAGGGATTGCGTAAAATGTTACAACAATTAAACCCGTAG
- a CDS encoding glucose-1-phosphate thymidylyltransferase, which yields MKALILSGGKGTRLRPLTYTGAKQLVPVANKPILWYGIEGIVAAGITEIGIIISPETGEEVKNLTGNGDRFGAKITYILQEQPAGLAHAVKVAQPFLEDSPFIMYLGDNLIESQLNQFVERFKQQQLDGLILLRSVPNPTAFGVAVVDDQGRVLQLVEKPKVPPSNLALVGVYFFDKTIHEAIAQIQPSARGELEITDAIQQLINNQKKVEACNLEGWWLDTGKKDDLLSANQIILDSCIIYDVQGEVDENSHILGRVKVGKGTKLVNCSVRGPVIIGENCYLENCFIGPYSSVANKVTLIDAEIEHSVILSEAKIIGINQRIVDTVIGRRATLSTAPQRPKALRFMIGDDSQIELA from the coding sequence ATGAAAGCGCTGATTCTATCTGGTGGAAAAGGAACAAGATTACGCCCTTTGACGTACACAGGTGCAAAACAATTAGTTCCCGTCGCTAATAAACCGATTTTATGGTATGGAATTGAAGGAATTGTAGCGGCTGGAATTACAGAAATTGGCATTATTATTAGTCCAGAAACAGGAGAAGAAGTTAAAAATTTAACCGGAAATGGCGATCGCTTTGGAGCCAAAATTACCTATATTTTACAAGAACAACCCGCCGGATTAGCTCATGCTGTTAAAGTCGCTCAACCCTTTTTAGAAGATTCTCCCTTTATTATGTATTTGGGAGATAACTTAATTGAAAGTCAACTTAATCAGTTTGTAGAACGCTTTAAACAGCAACAACTAGACGGGTTAATTTTATTAAGAAGTGTCCCTAATCCCACCGCCTTTGGGGTCGCTGTTGTTGATGATCAAGGACGAGTTTTACAGTTAGTTGAAAAACCCAAAGTTCCCCCTTCAAATTTAGCCTTGGTGGGGGTTTATTTCTTTGATAAAACGATTCATGAAGCGATCGCTCAAATCCAACCTTCTGCACGGGGAGAACTAGAAATTACCGATGCAATTCAACAACTGATTAATAACCAGAAAAAAGTTGAAGCTTGTAATCTGGAAGGATGGTGGTTAGATACGGGTAAAAAAGATGATTTGTTGAGTGCGAACCAAATTATTTTAGATTCTTGTATTATCTACGATGTTCAAGGAGAAGTAGACGAAAACAGTCATATTTTAGGACGGGTTAAAGTCGGTAAAGGGACAAAATTAGTCAACTGTAGTGTACGGGGGCCAGTCATTATTGGGGAAAATTGCTATTTAGAAAACTGCTTTATCGGCCCCTACAGTAGTGTTGCGAATAAAGTCACTTTAATTGATGCTGAAATCGAACATAGTGTCATCTTGAGTGAAGCTAAAATTATTGGGATTAATCAACGCATTGTGGATACGGTTATTGGCCGTCGAGCAACTTTAAGTACCGCACCTCAACGACCGAAAGCATTACGGTTTATGATTGGAGATGATAGTCAAATAGAATTAGCGTGA
- a CDS encoding Uma2 family endonuclease encodes MSPIEQVEPPRSPQETLPTMYDLPSEDSEEPGVPDEYHILQPELLSATFCPPNYAADEIFVASDLNLYYDPQHYNWYKRPDWFAVLGVSRLYNNRELRLSYVNWQEGIRPHIVIEFLSPGTRNEDLGRREQRTQQPTKWQVYEQILGIPYYIVFDRYTDELQIFQLEGGYYQPLELTEPKIWLPPLEIGIGLWLGEYRGITRNWLRWSDLQGNWIPTPTERERLEKELTQQQLEQERQEKELTQQQLEQERQRVERLAERLRQAGINPDEI; translated from the coding sequence ATGTCTCCCATTGAACAGGTTGAGCCACCTCGTTCTCCCCAAGAGACGTTGCCAACCATGTATGATTTGCCCAGTGAAGATTCGGAGGAACCAGGGGTGCCTGATGAGTATCATATTTTACAGCCAGAATTGTTGAGTGCTACGTTTTGTCCACCCAATTATGCGGCTGATGAAATCTTTGTCGCTAGTGATCTAAATCTTTATTATGATCCCCAACATTATAACTGGTATAAACGTCCAGATTGGTTTGCTGTTTTGGGAGTTTCACGGTTATATAATAATCGAGAATTACGATTAAGTTACGTTAATTGGCAAGAAGGAATTAGACCTCATATTGTGATTGAATTCCTATCACCTGGAACCCGAAATGAAGATTTAGGAAGACGAGAACAACGCACTCAACAACCCACAAAATGGCAAGTTTATGAGCAAATTTTAGGAATTCCTTATTATATTGTGTTTGATCGTTATACCGATGAATTACAAATTTTTCAGTTAGAAGGAGGTTACTATCAACCTTTAGAATTAACGGAACCTAAAATTTGGCTTCCTCCTCTTGAAATTGGAATCGGACTGTGGTTAGGAGAATATCGTGGGATCACTCGAAATTGGTTACGTTGGTCTGATCTTCAAGGAAATTGGATTCCTACACCCACAGAACGAGAACGCCTAGAAAAAGAGTTAACCCAACAACAATTAGAACAAGAACGTCAAGAAAAAGAGTTGACTCAACAACAATTAGAACAAGAACGTCAACGGGTGGAACGATTAGCAGAACGCTTGCGACAAGCGGGAATTAACCCCGATGAAATTTGA
- a CDS encoding calcium-binding protein — protein sequence MALQPSTQNGISFLVGDNTAESIILSSGQLNNYPGGVLALDGNDTVIGSEDSEFINGNTGLDSLIGNGGIDTLRGGKQDDILDGGSGNDFLAGDLDQDIVRGGDGNDSLYGGKNADQLFGDAGDDILSGDKDNDTLTGGTGKDTFVLVTGGGFDIITDFENNSDIIKLPDGVTFNDILLQPSSVNTLVIVQSTGEQLAQINNISVSNLTAASFGETTTNVIPTIPDIPDIPSIPSIPTTPVSSNSL from the coding sequence ATGGCACTACAACCAAGCACTCAAAACGGTATATCTTTTTTAGTTGGAGATAACACCGCAGAATCAATTATTCTATCTTCTGGACAACTAAACAATTACCCTGGTGGTGTATTAGCCCTGGATGGGAATGATACGGTTATCGGTTCAGAAGATAGTGAATTTATTAATGGAAATACGGGTTTAGATTCCTTAATTGGAAATGGAGGAATTGATACCCTCAGAGGTGGAAAACAGGATGATATTCTCGATGGAGGAAGTGGGAATGATTTCTTAGCAGGAGATTTAGATCAAGATATTGTTAGAGGAGGAGACGGTAACGATAGTTTATATGGGGGAAAAAACGCTGATCAATTGTTTGGAGATGCTGGGGATGATATTCTTTCTGGAGACAAAGATAATGATACATTGACGGGAGGAACGGGAAAAGATACCTTTGTTTTAGTTACAGGTGGCGGTTTTGATATAATTACTGATTTTGAAAATAACAGTGATATTATTAAATTGCCAGATGGTGTGACATTTAATGATATTCTGTTGCAACCCTCATCAGTAAATACCTTAGTTATTGTTCAAAGTACAGGAGAACAATTAGCCCAAATTAATAATATTTCTGTTAGTAATTTGACGGCTGCTAGTTTTGGGGAAACCACTACAAATGTAATCCCTACTATTCCTGATATCCCTGATATTCCTAGTATTCCTAGTATTCCTACTACTCCTGTTTCTAGCAACAGTTTATAA
- the rfbC gene encoding dTDP-4-dehydrorhamnose 3,5-epimerase, whose amino-acid sequence MNIIPTSIPDVLIIEPKVFGDERGFFFESFNHKVFAEKTGITSEFVQDNHSRSVKGVLRGLHYQIQQTQGKLLRVVAGEIFDVAVDMRKSSPTFGQWVGCILSAENKRQFWVPPGFAHGFLVISDIAEVLYKTTDYYAPQYERSLLWNDPDVGIDWPLNGITPILSAKDQEGQPLKTAEFFS is encoded by the coding sequence ATGAATATTATTCCAACTTCAATTCCCGATGTTCTCATCATTGAACCCAAAGTTTTTGGGGATGAACGCGGCTTTTTCTTTGAAAGTTTTAACCATAAAGTCTTTGCTGAAAAGACTGGAATTACCTCAGAATTTGTACAAGATAATCATTCTCGTTCTGTTAAAGGAGTTTTGCGAGGTTTGCATTATCAAATTCAACAAACACAAGGTAAATTATTGCGTGTTGTTGCGGGAGAAATTTTTGATGTCGCCGTAGATATGAGAAAAAGTTCTCCCACTTTTGGACAGTGGGTCGGTTGCATTCTGAGCGCAGAAAATAAGCGACAATTTTGGGTTCCCCCAGGATTTGCTCATGGATTTTTAGTGATTTCAGATATTGCTGAAGTCTTATATAAAACCACAGATTATTATGCACCACAATACGAGCGTTCTTTACTGTGGAATGATCCTGATGTCGGAATTGATTGGCCCCTGAATGGAATTACACCAATTTTATCAGCAAAAGATCAAGAAGGTCAACCCTTAAAAACGGCGGAGTTTTTCTCATGA
- a CDS encoding chromosome partitioning protein ParA — protein MWSHMFLWMIMLITTSTVVWAYFSRIEQTVPAVGELEYKEGAREIQAPTTGAVVRLHVENGDRVQKNQPLLTFSPTNPSADIKSLAKLQGTLKEENQFYNSIIQGNGRGNLPAQWETMVKDREARLQENEVLTGLINELYNNQGRAINYSPTQSGVVANYRAEFLSRVSAVEGRIVEFKKQLEQTENSIRATQEQVQYATNQIRYSEEQLDLAKAQLNKSQESLDLNESILGQIAPLVEEGAMSDLNKKRQEQEVLRSQNEFLRQQDQITTRQSEINARKSDVEKQKAEIRRLEDEKQKVLASIDRTEQELQNTKDGWARELYLRVEENKKQIASIDSQLSRYKLDNEKRLGEVNAQLEKVEEQRDTQVLRSPVAGVIYDLQPSTKQDSELDLKKDEICSYVNDQVLKSGDPRMKRCNEAYYEAQQTEKLMQILADDKGLEATIYIKNTDLALVLNALRVKRKFLQPYDGKTVAGEVIECKAEKDCICPASPEARQEIGVTDIDCIPVEVSIDAFPNDQFGMVPGQLKWLSQDAIKPDPEKGRQYFTFKGKVKLDKQNFTLDEQKDIKVGLQSGMSVNTKINVGKRSVLDIFLNRFTGRMNSITNLK, from the coding sequence ATGTGGTCTCATATGTTTCTCTGGATGATCATGTTGATAACGACTTCAACAGTTGTTTGGGCTTATTTTTCTCGGATTGAACAAACGGTTCCTGCTGTGGGGGAACTAGAATATAAAGAAGGTGCTAGAGAGATTCAAGCTCCAACTACGGGTGCGGTGGTGAGGCTGCACGTTGAAAATGGCGATCGCGTGCAGAAAAACCAACCGCTTCTCACCTTCAGCCCCACAAACCCTAGTGCTGATATTAAGTCTTTGGCTAAATTACAAGGGACTCTCAAGGAGGAAAACCAATTTTATAATAGTATTATTCAGGGAAATGGCAGGGGAAATTTACCGGCTCAGTGGGAAACGATGGTTAAGGATCGGGAGGCGAGATTACAAGAAAATGAGGTTTTAACGGGTTTAATTAATGAACTTTATAATAATCAAGGTCGAGCCATTAACTATAGTCCCACTCAATCGGGTGTAGTGGCGAATTACCGGGCTGAATTTCTATCTCGTGTGTCTGCGGTTGAGGGACGAATTGTTGAGTTTAAAAAACAACTGGAACAAACAGAAAATTCGATTCGGGCGACACAAGAACAAGTTCAATATGCGACGAATCAAATTCGCTATTCTGAAGAACAATTAGACTTAGCGAAGGCTCAACTTAATAAGTCTCAAGAGTCTTTGGATCTGAACGAATCGATTTTGGGTCAAATTGCTCCGTTGGTTGAAGAAGGGGCGATGTCTGACTTAAATAAAAAACGTCAGGAACAAGAGGTTTTAAGAAGTCAAAATGAGTTTTTACGTCAGCAAGATCAAATCACTACTCGTCAAAGTGAAATTAATGCCCGTAAGAGTGATGTTGAGAAACAAAAAGCTGAAATTAGACGATTAGAAGATGAAAAACAGAAGGTTTTAGCTTCTATTGATCGGACAGAACAAGAATTGCAAAATACAAAGGATGGGTGGGCAAGAGAATTGTATCTTCGGGTTGAAGAAAATAAAAAACAAATTGCCAGTATTGATTCTCAATTAAGCCGATATAAACTGGATAATGAAAAACGCTTAGGAGAGGTTAATGCTCAGTTGGAAAAAGTTGAAGAACAACGAGATACTCAAGTTCTACGTTCCCCGGTGGCTGGGGTGATTTATGATTTACAGCCCTCAACAAAACAGGATTCTGAACTGGATCTGAAAAAGGATGAAATTTGCAGTTATGTCAATGATCAAGTTTTAAAATCGGGTGATCCGAGAATGAAGCGTTGTAATGAAGCATATTATGAAGCTCAACAAACGGAAAAGCTTATGCAAATTTTAGCGGATGATAAGGGACTGGAAGCCACAATTTATATTAAAAATACTGATTTAGCTTTAGTGCTGAATGCTTTACGAGTTAAGCGCAAATTTTTACAGCCTTATGATGGTAAAACGGTGGCTGGAGAAGTGATTGAATGTAAAGCTGAAAAAGATTGTATTTGTCCAGCATCTCCAGAAGCTCGACAAGAAATTGGAGTAACTGATATAGATTGTATTCCGGTGGAAGTCTCGATTGATGCTTTCCCCAATGATCAATTTGGCATGGTTCCCGGACAGTTAAAATGGCTGAGTCAAGATGCGATTAAACCTGATCCAGAAAAGGGCCGTCAATATTTTACTTTTAAAGGAAAAGTGAAATTAGATAAGCAAAACTTTACCTTAGATGAACAGAAAGATATTAAGGTGGGTTTACAGTCAGGTATGTCAGTGAATACCAAAATTAATGTAGGTAAACGGTCTGTACTTGATATATTCTTAAATCGCTTTACAGGTCGAATGAACAGTATTACAAACTTGAAGTAA